From Procambarus clarkii isolate CNS0578487 chromosome 14, FALCON_Pclarkii_2.0, whole genome shotgun sequence:
TCCTCCggtacagtttttttttttttttttttttttttttttttgagatatatacaagagttgttacattcttgtacagccactagtacgcgtagcgtttcgggcaggtccctggaatacgatcccctgccgcgaagaatcgttttttcatccaagtacacattttactgttgcgttaaacagaggctacagttaaggaattgcgcccagtaaatcctccccggccaggatacgaacccatgacatagcgctcgcggaacgccaggcgagtgtcttaccactacaccacggagactgtaaagttGGAGTGGagttgttgcttcgggttctgtctCGGCTGAAGTCCTATCCGGGGAGGGTTCTCCTTCTGACCCCATGGTGgttggcccagccttggttttggGCCCTTAGCAGCTTTGTGTGACTTTGGGCCGTCAGTCGCAGCCAGTTGTCCCGTCTTCGTCATGAGGAGCGCAATGCTGCCGCCTcttgggtaagtccctcttttacttATCTTTGGATATCTAGTTCCAAGGAATCAATGGGGCTTCCCACAgataaccagcgttgaatgtaatgaaacgccatttcctGGGTGAGCCTCAGAGGTTCCCTGGCACCCTCGCTCCCTTCGGTTTTTGTTTTCGTTTGCTCAGTAGTCGGACTGGTGGGTGAGCAACCAGCTCAGATGGGTGGGggcaccccctccctctcccaggaGTGCGAACAAGCGTTGCGTTGGTTTTTTGACGTTTTGCTTGTTGCATTTTTTGGGGTTCTTGGGCTCTGTTTGGTCTTGGGTTGCAATTTTTTACcagttggggtttgttttgggacacctacctttctgggtgtctaaccccggtcaatggcagacatgaagACACTCTCAAGGAGTGgagttttcataggccattgctccctgcgcctctctgagggaaccaggttctggcttgtggttcatggtaggcagaactccatgcAACAGATGCTGCAGACTAATATAGCATATATCAGTCTgagagcttcagggagcctccggggctcacccagaaaatgacgtttcattacattgaacGCTGGGTATTTTATGGGATGGTTCACTATTCATCATTGCAACATGAAACTAGAGGTGGAACACTAAGTGCTAAGGTACAGTGATTCATGCTTACTTACCCACGTTCTGCTTGAATTATTGCTGTATACTATTATCtttttatattcattttttttttttttgaaagaaAATCTTGTAACAATAAAGCTTTTGTTTTGACAGTTCATTTGAAGAATACTGCTCCGAAGTCAAGTCTGGACGCATGGAGTGGTCTCCAGTACATAAGAGTGAGAAATTCTGGCGTGAGAATGCTGGACGTCTGAACGAGAAGAACTATGAGCTTCTGAAGATTCTCATTAATCTCCTGGAGACGAGCAAGGACACATTAGTTTTGTCGGTTGCTTGTCACGACATCGGTGAATACACAAGACACTATTCCCGTGGCAAAAGGTTAGTTACACATGTATTCAATACCAAAGCATGTCCTGGAGCTTAGTGCCATTATTCAATGCACTCACTAAAATGATTTATGTTTATTTACATCCATGTTTTATAAAAATCTCTTGCACTGTTGGCAGAAAAAATAGTAACAAGAACGTTTAATTCCAGGATGGAACGAAATGTTGTCATTTGCATTACATTTAATATGTGTGGATTGGGTTATtaatttcttgcactttgttgtttattaacactttcgctgaCCCAGCAGGCAACCCGCTGCGCACCTCAAGGTCGGCCGAGCGGTGCACGTGAACTCAACACCACTCGAtagttcgcaatagaatgctgTAAAGGGATATTTCTATATAAGAACATGTGTTTAACTTTTCTATACTTTCGACAAAAACTCGATAACTTATCTCTCATACGTGTTTGTCAATGCTTTCGTCGCGGATTGGCTGTTCTTGATCAGTATCCATCTGGAAGTTAGTTTGCAGTGTTTATAAAGCCAGTAACAACAAATACCAAAGATAAAATAACCAAATGAGGAAACGTTTCGACTTGAGGGGAGGCTGTGACTGTCACGAGTGAGGTCACAAAAAGAGTGAGCCTGCAACGTGGGTGGGTGCCCACATGGCGGGGTCAGGATGCCACGTTGGGTATACAGAGAATGGGCAGAAGTTGGCGtgcattttaaaacaagtcccatagTATTCGGACAATAACTGGAATTTCTACAAATTGTTTAAATTAACGATGCCGCTTGCATCGTTGGGCATACTGTACTCTGTATTTTGGTTCCATGACGGAATATGCGGCATTGGGCAGCGAAAGGGTCAAGTTACTTGTCTTTTCTATCAATATTTTCTTGTCCGTAATTTAACTATTTTTTCATTCCTTATTTTTTCATACTAATCCATAAATAATTTGTAAGGATAATATGTTGTGTTTGCAGAGTGCTGGAACAGCTGGGAGGGAAACAGTGGGTTATGCATCACCTGACGCACGCCGATCCTAACGTGCGCTACGAGGCCCTCTTGGCGGTCCAGAAGCTCATGGTTCATAACtggtaagttaattaaaatacaaGTATTCTTACTGGTGCATTTAGTGCTCTTGTCTGGGAGGGCTTCTGTGGCGGTTCCCTGTCGGTAACCAACTGGAGAGCTCTGCACATGTCACACAAGGACCTTACAAGTCACAAAAACTCCTATTGCCCAAATTTAGCTCACTCAAGAAGGCAGGAAGAGCAGGGGGATGCCAGATCACCCTAACTGAGAGAATAAGCCACCAGAAAGATTGTGAAACACTGCAGACAATGGCAAGGTAAATATGAACAACTCTGAAGATTAGGCACCCAGTTGTAGGCTGTTTCCCTGCCAGTTTGACCCACACCGCCCGGGGACAGTCTGGCACGCTCCCTTCAGTCTTCTACCTGGCGTGATCCTCTTCACATGTACTCCTCATGTCACCTTTGTCCTTTGGGTCTTAATTTTTTTCAGATAAGTGTCGGCCATCCTTAGGACTCGATCCTGCGGGGGCCATTTCCTTACGTTTTTCCAATGATTTTGGGGCTCAATGTCCCTGCGGCCCAGCCcttgaccagacctcctggttgctagactggtcaaccaggctgttggatgtggctgcttgcagcctgatgtatgaatcacagcctgattgatcaggtagaGTAGTGAGCAGTGCTCACTGCACACAGGCAAGTTTCTAGCAGTGAGGAACAACCTAACTATTGTATGCCTAGTTTTCAGAGCTGTTCATATTTTTCTTGCTGTTGTCTGTTTTGTTCTGCTCTACCTTTCTGCTTATTCTCTCGGTTATGGTGATCTAGCATCTCCTCGCTCCTCACTGGAAACTGCAGGTTTTGGCCTCTGGTATTTTATGACTGACAAAGGCCTGGTGTGGCATCTTTGGCACTATCCAAGTGGTGAGGAATCCACCAGAAAGAGGAATTGCATTACATTCAATATTGGTTTGTGTgtatgtaattaccaaagtgtagctacaggattagagctatgcttgtggtgtcctgttttcccagtactctgtcgtaaagttctttgaaactactgacggttttagcctccaccactttctcacttaatgtgttccaaccgtctaccactactACAGAAAACTTTGATTTTTTTGGGCACctgtgtttccttagcttgaatctgtgacctcttgttcttgaggttGTAACTTTCAGGAATGCCTCTGTCAGTTtggtcaattcctgttattattttgtaagtgatgatcatattacctctttcttctatcttttagttttgAGATATTTAACACCTatagctcttgtttttcagttctggaagccattttgaagcatgcctttgcaccttttccggtTTATTGATGGGCTTCTTGAGATAgacctgctgcatattccaattttggtttaTCAAAATGGAAATATGGAGCGGTTGTatgatggtgcccatatctcaagaagcacatcaataaactggaaatggcACAAGAGCACGCttcaaaatggcttccagaactgaaaaacaaatGTGTGTGTTACCTGCACTTCTCTTAAAGAAATGATAGTGATGTTGAGCAAGTACTAAAAGTTACATGTCTTTACGTCTCCACCACAGGGAGTACTTGGGTAAGCAGCTGGAGAAGGATGCCAAGGAGAGTACACCCCGGACCTGAGTGCCAGACACCCCGGCCCTGAGTGCCAGACTGGTGCACACAAGCAAGACAAAAGTAAACAATAGAaatggtcagtgttagtgtcagATATATACCGGGTAATGCTAACAACAGCTACACTTTTCATTTGAATAGAATTTAAGTTAAGAGTTATATTTTATAGCTGTGAATTGTATAAGTGCATATTTTGGCATAAACTTTGTTAGTGTGGTTATTATCATagcatttgtatatatatatatatatatcagactaTATGTAGAGGTTTTATGTCGGTGGTCTTGCTAATTACTCCAAAGCAAATGGACACGAGCAATAGTATTAGTGCTGTTCTATAACTTAATATTTGAATGTCTTGTGAATATCGAGTCTGTGCAGGTGTTGTACATCAGAATTAACCCCTAAATGGCGCAGCTATTTACAAGTGCTACATTGACGTACACACGTCTAAAAAAATTTTATGAATCAAATGGGATAAAATTACATTTGGTGATCGTAGCAGTGTGTAGGGTTAAGGCTCGGACTCTCCTGGTACTTAACGCAGGTAATTAATGTTGTAAAACATTCCGTATCTTGAGGTAATGTTTGGAGCGGTGCATGGAATGAAACTCGGCACACAGGTTTAACTCCAGGCATTGCTCCAAACATTTTCTCATAGATATGTCACACTTGTGATTTCATCGTGCATTCCTTATCTTGTAAGCATATTATCCAGGGGAAAGATTAATTATTGTATTAATACAGGGAGGGCAGTAGAAGTGAGCCATTATTCTGTTGTTTCCTAGTCCTTTGCTGTGTATAAGAGAGTAATCTTTAGACTACAATGCACAATTTTTTTTAAGGGTGTTGTATTGAAATGTATATAATGAAGTTGTTTCTCAGTTGTCATTATTCTTTCTTATTATCCTTCTATAATACATAAACTAATACAATACATAACCAATAATAAGTGATGTATCACCATACATCATTTAAGTGTCTTGGGAGGACAGGTGTATAAAGGTGTAGGAGAGAAAGCTCAAGTGTAGCATCTCAAGGCCTGGGAATGGCTTGACACACTACTGCGTTACACAGGACCTGTAGTGTAGGGGTCACCCAAGCCAAATCACAACCCAGAGATCTCGAGATCCGATTCCCAGAATGGATGGAGACATTTGGCCATATTACCTTTCACCTGAAGCCTCTGTTTACTTACCAGTAAGAGTATACTTGATGTGGCTGATACTTGTGAGTTAGGCAATTGTTGTAGGTTGCATCTTGCGTGTGGCCAGTCGTTGGCCTAGGTGGACCAAGATGAACTGAACAAGTCTTTATATCCCCAACAatggaaagggaagggaactatcagggggaaagtggcAATCCTTTacaactgtatagcacttggaagggatcaagataaggatttgggatgggatggggaagaaggaatggtgcccaaccacttggacagttgggattgaacaccgacctgcatgaagcgagaccgtcgctctaccatcaagTCAAACTGGTCAGGTACCCAATACCCAACAAGAGTCATATTTCCCATATTGTGAAAACAGCAAGTGGATTTGGCTAAAATCTGACTCGTCCCCATTTTCagcaattggtatattttcacacaccaggaggatagtgggcttctggtgtgcctCAGAGGCATTCAGTGAAAGGAAACTTGCCCAACCATTGCTGTCCCacttgggaatcgaacccgcaattTCCAAGTAAGActtgagaacgaagccaactgtactacgaTACCCGCGTTATGGTTTCCTGTTGTTGAGAAGAGAAAGCCTTACGTCTTAACGAGGTAGTCCAAGATACTCTTGATCTTCCCCCCCtacttggtgaacagaggcatcaggtgaatgaAAATGTatcaccatttctgtcctgcccggggattgaacccgggacccctTGGCTGAGAGCCGAACATAAAGACCACTCTGCTACAAATGGATAATTTTGGTTCAATAATGGATTCACTGCAGATTCATATATTTATTTTCATGCAGGTAAGTACATGGACTTACACACACAGGTTCCACATGGTAGGGACATAATGTGTTCACTCATGATGCACGAACAGCTGTTGAACATGGTGTTATATACACAAGAAGCAACACGAGTGTTTACTACATAATACAAATCATATATTATAGCACATCAATATAAAATACAATTCCCAGATAGGGAGTCTTTGGTACAAAGTCAGCCTCATAGGCCTAAAGTCTCAAGAGATTTAGTTTCTTGCAAaacatgaagagaaaaatacactgGGAAAGATGTAATAAAGCTTAAGAAGCCCATATGACCTTAAATACACATGGTACTGTATTGCTTAATGACAGTACAGTGGTGTGGGTGTACTACacatgagtgtcttcctgtgtagtACTAAGACTCCCTGTCTCACACAAGCCCGTTCATCACTGGTTAAGAGTCTTACGGCCACTGGTGTCTTAAGCACATCACATGTTACAGCGACTTAAGCTTCAGAATCCCAGATATGATTTGTTTTTAATCTTAATTGTTACTGTGACAGGTACGAGTATAAGCTGAAGCATTGTGATGATTCAGGGGCTCCGGGAACCATACTTTTGTCGCTGATAGGTAAACTAGGCAACTACCTAGGCCTATAAAATCTTATATATAAACTATGAAACAAGGCACATTGTTCAATAAGTGGCAATGAAGAAAGTTTGGGTGAACTGCTTGTTTGTTTCCCCCAAAGTCGCCGGGTATTTTCTGGGCACGGGCGTAGATGTTAGTGCCTGATGCCCAGAGTGTTGTCCTCTGGTGCGAGACGTGTGGGCGGCTGGCAGGTCCTGGAGGTCCTGGAGCACTCCAGCCCTGCACGGCACGGGCACATGCCCAGGTACGCGTCCTCAACCTTGATCTGTGGGCACAAATATTACTTGTATTTTGTTCTTACCGCTGCAGGCACCAACACTCAGTTACCAGGGACACGTacactcacacagtcaccagGGACACGTACACTCATACAGTCATAAAGGGAGAGAAGAGGTCATAAAGGGAGAGTAGAGGACATAAAGGGAGAGTAGAGGTCACAAAGAGAGTAGAGGACACAAAGGGAGAGTAGAGGACACAAAGGGAGGGTAATAGAGGACACAAAGGGAGGGTAGAGGACACAAAGGGAGAGTAGAGGACACAAAGGGAGGGTAATAGAGGACACAAAGGGAGGGTAGAGGACACAAAGGGAGAGTAGAGGACACAAAGGGAGAGTAGAGGACACAAAGGGAGGGTAATAGAGGACACAAAGGGAGAGTAGAGGACACAAAGGGAGGGTAATAGAGGACACAAAGGGAGAGTAGAGGACACAGAGGGTAATAGAGGACACAAAGGGAGGGTAATAGAGGACACAAAGGGAGAGTAGAGGACACAAAGGGAGGGTAATAGAGGACACAAAGGGAGGGGAGGTAACTAACCTGGAGGCCGTTGGGGTAATGGAGTGTCATGTCCTGTGAGCCACCAGGGTAGTAGCAGTGGTGTCCGAGGTCCCCCAGCGGGGTACAGGAAGGGATGCTGTACCTCATCTGACCTGTACACAAACAACACTCCTGTAATCAACCTCTTCTCTCACCTAACACCTCAGAGGTTAGAACCATGATATTAATAAACCTGTAATCAACCTCTTCTCTCACCTAACACCTCAGAGGTTAGAACCATGATATTAATAAACCTGTAATCAACCTCTTCTCTCACCTAACACCTCAGAGGTTAGAACCATGATATTAATAAACCTGTAATCAACCTCTTCTCTCACCTAACACCTCAGAGGTTAGAACCATGATATTAATAAACCTGTAATCAACCTCTTCTCTCACCTAACACCTCCTCAGAGGTTAAAACCATGATATTAATAAATGCGTCTTTGGAGTCGGCCGCCCGATGGAATGacctgagaacgggttgcagtttGAGGCGTGTGTAAACTGGTTTTTCAGTCATAAACAGGAGGTTTTGGCGCCTGGGTTaatgagcatttggcctttgttggtGAGGACAGtatgtgcaacctgtcctcaggccaggctcgttaaagctgtGGTCATCCTCCAAGGAGCATTCATCACTTTTATAGCATCCTGTATTATAAAATGAGATTGGAAGCTATAGATACTCTGGGATCTTGATGGGTTGACAtgatgagtaaggtggtgacctGAGGATGAGTGAGGTTATGACCTGAAGATGAGTGAGTTGATGACCTGAGGATAAGTAAGGTGATGACCTGAGGATGAGTAAGGTGATCACCAGAGGATGAGTAAGGTGATCACCAGAGGATGAGTAAGGTTATGACCTGAGGATGAGTAAGGTGATGACCTGAGGATGAGTGAGGTTATGACCTGAGGATGAGTTAGGTTATGACCTGAGGATGAGTAAGGTGATGACCTAAggatgagtaaggtggtgacctGAGGATGAGTTAGGTGATGACCTGAGGATGAGTAAGGTGATGACCTGAGGATGAGTAAGGTGATGAGGGAGGTGTGGACGTACCAACGCGGCAGCAGGCGGAGGGGCCGCAGGAGGGGGTGCTGGTACAGTGACCTGAggatgagtaaggtggtgacctgaggatgagtaaggtggtgacctGAGGATGAGTAAGGTGATGAGGGAGGTGTGGACGTACCAACGCGGCAGCAGGCGGAGGGGCCGCAGGAGGCGCTGCTGGTACAGTGGTTGGCCAGGGTCACGCCACACatcatcaccaacaacaacaatactcCACTGCGCTCCATCATTCTCCTGTCGAGGAGGAAACTTATACAGTACGTAAACAATGCAAACTGATTCACTTAACTAGAAACGTAAACATTGCAGCTGTCTTGCCAAACTACTAAGGTAAAGGATGCAAGCCATCCACCTAACATATAGAGGACGATGCACTCACAACCTTAAAATTTCGGTGCTTCGATTTAAACTAATTTTTGGCAATTTTAGCAGATTGGTTGAATCCGCTCAAAATGGGACGTATTAGGGGAGAGGACTCTGCGCTGCTCACACACCatccacactgctcacacaccctccacattgctcacacaccctccacactgctcacacaccctccacactgctcacacaccctccacactcctcacacaccctccacactgctcacacaccctccacactgctcaaacaccctccacactgctcacacaccctccacactgctcacacaccctccacactcctcacacaccctccacactgctcacacaccctccacactgctcacacaccctccacactgctcacacaccatCCACATtgctcacacaccctccacactgctcacacaccctccacactgctcacacaccctccacactgctcacacaccctccacactgcttacacaccctccacactgctcacacaccatCCACATTGCtcacaccctccacactgctcacacatcctccacactgctcacacaccctccacactgctcacacaccctccacactcctcacacaccctccacactgctcacacaccctccacactactcacacaccctccacactgctcacacaccatCCACATtgctcacacaccctccacactgctcacacaccctccacattgctcacacaccctccacacagctCACACACCATCCACATTGCTCACACATCCtcccacactgctcacacaccctccacattgctcacacaccctccacactgctcacacaccatCCACATtgctcacacaccctccacactgctcacacaccctccacactgctcacacaccctccacactgctcacacaccatCCACATtgctcacacaccctccacactgctcacacaccatCCACATtgctcacacaccctccacattgctcacacaccctccacactgctcacacaccctccacattgctcacacaccctccacactgctcacacaccatCCACATtgctcacacaccctccacattgctcacacaccctccacactgctcacacaccctccacattgctcacacaccctccacactgctcacacaccctccacattgctcacacaccctccacactgctcacacaccatCCACATtgctcacacaccctccacattgctcacacaccctccacactgctcacacaccctccacactgctcacacaccctccacactgctcacacaccctccacactgctcacacaACCTCCACATtgctcacacaccctccacactgctcacacatcctccacactgctcacacaccctccacactgctcacacaccctccacactgctcacacaccctccacactgctcacacaccctccacactgctcacacaccctccacactgctcacacaccctccacactgcttacacaccctccacacagctcacacaccctccacacagctcacacaccctccacactgctcacacaccctccacactgctcacacaccctccacactgctcacacacactccacactgctcacacaccctccacacagctcacacaccctccacacagctcacacaccctccacactgctcacacaccctccacactgctcacacaccctccacactgctcacacaccctccacacagctcacacaccctccacactgctcacacaccctccacactgctcacacaccctccacactgctcacacaccatccacactgctcacacaccctccacactgctcacacaccctccacactgctcacacaccctccacacagctcacacaccctccacacagctcacacaccctccacactgctcacacaccctccacacaactcacacaccctccacactgctcacacaccctccacactgctcacacaccctccacacagctcacacaccctccacactgctcacacaccctccacactgctcacacaccctccacactgctcacacaccctccacactgctcacacaccctccacacagctcacacaccctccacactcctcacacaccctccacagtgctcacacaccctccacactgctcacacaccctccacactgctcttacaccctccacactgctcacacaccctccacactgctcacacaccctccacactgctcacacaccctccacactgctcacacaccctccacacagtgcTCACAGAGTGTGGAGAGTTATAGGTGGATGacgatagtgagagtgtggttggGGGAGGTGGGCGGATGCAGGTGGATAGTGGGAGTTAGTGGGAGGCAGGATAGGGATTTCCTCCGTTAGCCAAACTGATTACTATAAgtccccaggtgtggtggtgggagagtccccaggtgtggtggtgggagagtccccaggtgtggtggtgggagagtccccaggtgtggtggtgggagagtccccaggtgtggtggtgggagagtccccaggtgtggtggtgggagagtccccaggtgtggtggtgggagagtccccaggtgtggtggtgggagagtccccaggtgtggtgggtgagtccccaggtgtggtggtgggagagtccccaggtgtggtggtgggagagtccccaggtgtggtggtgggagagtccccaggtgtggtggtgggagagtccccaggtgtggtggtgggtgagtccccaggtgtggtggtgggagagtccccaggtgtggtggtggtgagtccccaggtgtggtggtgggtgagtccccaggtgtggtggtgggagagtccccaggtgtggtggtgggagagtccccaggtgtggtggtgggagagtccccaggtgtggtggtgggagagtccccaggtgtggtggtgggagagtccccaggtgtggtggtgggagagtccccaggtgtggtgggtgagtccccaggtgtggtggtgggagagtccccaggtgtggtggtgggagagtccccaggtgtggtggtgggagagtccccaggtgtggtggtgggagagtccccaggtgtggtggtgggtgagtccccaggtgtggtggtgggagagtccccaggtgtggtggtggtgagtccccaggtgtggtggtgggtgagtccccaggtgtggtggtgggagagtccccaggtgtggtggtgggagagtccccaggtgtggtggtgggagagtccccaggtgtggtggtgggagagtccccaggtgtggtggtgggagagtccccaggtgtggtggtgggtgagtccccaggtgtggtggtgggagagtccccaggtgtggtggtggtgagtccccaggtgtggtggtgggtgagtccccaggtgtggtggtgggtgagtccccaggtgtggtggtgggtgagtccccaggtgtggtggtgggagagtccccaggtgtggtggtgggtgagtccccaggtgtggtggtggtgagtccccaggtgtggtggtgggtgagtccccaggtgtggtggtgggtgagtccccaggtgtggtggtgggtgagtccctaggtgtggtggtgggtgagtccccaggtgtggtggtgggtgagtccctaggtgtggtggtgggtgagtccccaggtgtggtggtgggtgagtccccaggtgtggtggtgggtgagtccccaggtgtggtggtgagtcctcaggtgtggtggtgggtgagtccccaggtgtggtggtgggtgagtccccaggtgtggtggtgagtcctcaggtgtggtgggtgagtccccaggtgtggtggtgggtgagtccccaggtgtggtggtgggtgagtccccaggtgtggtggtgggtgagtccccaggtgtggtggtgggtgagtccccaggtgtggtggtgagttctcaggtgtggtggtgggtgagtccccaggtgtggtggtgggtgagtccccaggtgtggtggtgagtcctcaggtgtggtggtgggtgagtccccaggtgtggtggtgggtgagtccccaggtgtggtgggtgagtccccaggtgtggtaggtgagtccccaggtgtggtggtgggtgagtccccaggtgtgg
This genomic window contains:
- the LOC123770277 gene encoding astakine isoform X1, with amino-acid sequence MMERSGVLLLLVMMCGVTLANHCTSSASCGPSACCRVGTSTPPSSPYSSSGHCTSTPSCGPSACCRVGQMRYSIPSCTPLGDLGHHCYYPGGSQDMTLHYPNGLQIKVEDAYLGMCPCRAGLECSRTSRTCQPPTRLAPEDNTLGIRH
- the LOC123770277 gene encoding astakine isoform X2; this encodes MMERSGVLLLLVMMCGVTLANHCTSSASCGPSACCRVGQMRYSIPSCTPLGDLGHHCYYPGGSQDMTLHYPNGLQIKVEDAYLGMCPCRAGLECSRTSRTCQPPTRLAPEDNTLGIRH